CCTTCTAGTTTCCTTCCCCTATGAACTATCTGGTTATGTGCAGCAAATGGTTCCCCGTCATTGCACGCTATTGCTTCTTGTGGCAAGCTTGCCATGGCACTAAATCATGCACAACACTAAATCTTGTGGTTTAAGACCATATCCTACTGTCTTCTTTGGCCCTTTAAAATGACATTGAATGCAAATTTAGCTCAATCCTAGTGCTATTTAGGGTTTGATTTACCCTTGTTTATAAGTGTCGtcgtttggtttggtttggactTGGCTCTTTATCTAATCTCTTctaaaagaacaaaaaagaTTTGTTGTCTGACGAAGTCCCATGTCTGCAAAATTCACATGATTTCTAGCAAGACATCTTGTAACTTTCCCAATCTCCAAAGTCCAAACTATCTTTGTCTGTCCATCAATAGCACCCAAACCCACCACAGGGTATGTGAGCTAAGGGAAATGAATGGATTTGCATGGTAAAGATCAAACCCCGACAAAAGTACTAATTTATTGATAATTAAcgactaacatttgcctataaaaaaatcccAAACCTACCACAACAAAAAGAGAGTCATGCCCCTTAACGAATCACTGGAAAGTGGAAACCTGTAATGAAATCCATACTAGTAAAGGAGTATAAAATCCTGCTTTTGTAATCTATATGGAAAATTGAACACGTCTTCACCAATCTATTCATATCATTAGAAGATGATAgcattataaaaataaaagttatagaataagaaataatttaaaatagtaATAACTTGAGAAGTGACAACTGAGGAAAATATATAGCTGACAtagtaaaaatattataaaaagcATTGCAGTGGCAGTTATACAAATCACGTTTCATACTAATAGATTCAATATATAGGTAGATATATTATCTCAAAGCAAAATAAATTTAGTCAAAAGTGGCCATTGGGTCTTCCTAAGGCCTTGAACTATAAAGATATATACATGCTTCCTTCAAGGCAACCTCCAATTCTCATCAGTCCAAACTCTCTTCCCTTAGCTACTTGTATTTTCTGCCTATGCCCTGTAAGAAAGAAGGTGATCATGGAGCTAGGCCTAAGCTTAGGAGACAATTCAAGACCTTTCAGCTTCATGGAAGAGCCTCGTGAAGCTTCCAACCAATCAGGTTTACAATTTAACACCACCTTATCAATTGGTCCAGTCATTACTAAACAAATAGATcaacaacaagaacaagaacTACTAACAGTACAAAGAAACAAACACAAGAGTGACAGCACCACAGAAGATCAAAATCATGAAGCTACAAATGAATCCCTTCTTTGTCCTTCTCTCAAAGCCAATAACAAACTTGATATTCTACCTCACTTTTCATGTATGTGTATCTTTCAGTACTAATCAAAAGGTACCTATATATTATTgttcctcttgggagctttcaaTTTGATTCTTTTAGCTGAAGAGGGTTGTTGTGAACATGGTGCAGCTGGTGGTACTTCAAGGGGCTTCGACATGAACATGCCGGCGGAGGATGAGGCCGAGGAAGAGGCGGCGCTGTCATCGTCCCCCAACATGTTCAGAAGAAAGGGGAGGAGGAGTGATGAAGATGAGAACCGTGGCAGAACCAGGAAGAGGCTTAGACTTTCTAAGGAACAATTTAGT
This portion of the Lotus japonicus ecotype B-129 chromosome 3, LjGifu_v1.2 genome encodes:
- the LOC130742438 gene encoding homeobox-leucine zipper protein HAT14-like isoform X1, whose amino-acid sequence is MLPSRQPPILISPNSLPLATCIFCLCPVRKKVIMELGLSLGDNSRPFSFMEEPREASNQSGLQFNTTLSIGPVITKQIDQQQEQELLTVQRNKHKSDSTTEDQNHEATNESLLCPSLKANNKLDILPHFSSGGTSRGFDMNMPAEDEAEEEAALSSSPNMFRRKGRRSDEDENRGRTRKRLRLSKEQFSFLEESFKDHNTLNPKQKIALGKQLHLHPRQIEVWFQNRRARTKLKKIELDCKYLKKCCDTLTEENTRLHKELQELRALKTSIDD
- the LOC130742438 gene encoding homeobox-leucine zipper protein HOX11-like isoform X2, producing MLPSRQPPILISPNSLPLATCIFCLCPVRKKVIMELGLSLGDNSRPFSFMEEPREASNQSAGGTSRGFDMNMPAEDEAEEEAALSSSPNMFRRKGRRSDEDENRGRTRKRLRLSKEQFSFLEESFKDHNTLNPKQKIALGKQLHLHPRQIEVWFQNRRARTKLKKIELDCKYLKKCCDTLTEENTRLHKELQELRALKTSIDD